A window from Nocardioides mesophilus encodes these proteins:
- a CDS encoding HdeD family acid-resistance protein has protein sequence MSMSQFQLRRTGWDIVLGVLLVIGGLVILGDAAFATTVSVLFLGWVLLLVGIVGLVAALFRIGKGGFWSAALSGGLLTVLGLFFLRNTDAGAVTLTLIAGTLFLTSGIVRLVVSAQEPENRAPLLLGGVVSTALGLIVLLNLFDASLVLLGVLLGIQVLVDGIMLMLVGRWHATPVLSTSSHHAPAH, from the coding sequence ATGTCCATGTCGCAGTTCCAGTTGCGCCGCACCGGGTGGGACATCGTCCTCGGTGTGCTTCTCGTGATCGGTGGCCTGGTGATCCTCGGGGACGCCGCCTTCGCGACCACTGTGTCCGTGCTGTTCCTCGGTTGGGTCCTGCTGCTCGTCGGGATCGTGGGCCTCGTCGCCGCCCTGTTCCGGATCGGCAAGGGCGGGTTCTGGTCGGCGGCGCTGAGCGGCGGCCTGCTGACCGTGCTCGGGCTGTTCTTCCTGCGCAACACCGACGCGGGAGCGGTGACCCTGACCCTCATCGCGGGAACCCTCTTCCTGACCAGCGGCATCGTCCGGCTGGTGGTGTCCGCGCAGGAGCCGGAGAACCGGGCCCCGCTGCTCCTCGGCGGGGTGGTGTCGACCGCGCTGGGCCTGATCGTGCTGCTCAACCTCTTCGACGCCTCGCTGGTGCTCCTCGGTGTGCTGCTGGGGATCCAGGTCCTGGTCGACGGGATCATGCTGATGCTTGTCGGCCGCTGGCACGCCACGCCGGTGCTGAGCACCTCGAGCCACCACGCGCCCGCGCACTGA
- the dxs gene encoding 1-deoxy-D-xylulose-5-phosphate synthase, protein MGLLEQISGPRDLRDLDDEQLDALASEIRDFLVAKVSRTGGHLGPNLGVVELTMAIHRVFDSPTDRVVFDTGHQAYVHKVLTGRSAGFDGLRQEGGLSGYPSQAESDHDIVENSHASTALSYADGLAKAYAIRGEDRYVVAVIGDGALTGGMAWEALNNIAADEDRKLVMVVNDNGRSYTPTVGGLANHLTTLRTNPRYEQVLDLVKRRLNGVRGVGPAVYDTLHAVKKGMKDALAPQGLFEDLGLKYVGPVDGHDRGAVEHALAQAKRFGGPVIVHVMTHKGFGYDAAERHEADQFHSPGPFNVETGEENPKGRTWTDVFAEEMVTLGEERQDLVAITAAMLHPVGLHLFAAKHPERTFDVGIAEQHAATSAAGLAMGGLHPVVAVYATFLNRAFDQVLMDVALHRCGVTFVLDRAGVTGDDGASHNGMWDMSVLQVVPGLRLAAPRDGARLRELLREAVQVSDAPTVVRFPKGPPIADLEAVDRAGGCDVLVRAGAKDVLLVGIGSMASVCVEVAERLGAQGIGVTVVDPRWVKPVDPALVGLARDHRLVVSVEDNGIVGGCGSVLLQTLNEARVETPVRLRGVPQEFLRHAKRARILEEIGLTAQALARSIVEDVTALDRGDAFVDVE, encoded by the coding sequence ATGGGACTGCTGGAGCAGATCAGCGGCCCCCGCGACCTGCGCGACCTCGACGACGAGCAGCTCGACGCCCTCGCCTCGGAGATCCGCGACTTCCTGGTCGCCAAGGTGTCCCGCACCGGCGGCCACCTCGGTCCCAACCTCGGCGTCGTCGAGCTCACGATGGCGATCCACCGTGTCTTCGACTCCCCGACGGACCGGGTCGTGTTCGACACCGGCCACCAGGCCTACGTGCACAAGGTGCTCACCGGCCGCTCCGCCGGCTTCGACGGGCTGCGCCAGGAGGGGGGCCTGTCGGGCTATCCCAGCCAGGCGGAGTCCGACCACGACATCGTGGAGAACTCCCACGCGTCCACGGCGCTCTCCTACGCCGACGGACTGGCCAAGGCCTACGCCATCCGCGGTGAGGACCGGTACGTCGTCGCGGTGATCGGCGACGGGGCGCTGACCGGCGGGATGGCCTGGGAGGCGCTGAACAACATCGCCGCCGACGAGGACCGCAAGCTGGTCATGGTCGTCAACGACAACGGCCGCTCCTACACCCCGACCGTCGGCGGCCTCGCCAACCACCTGACCACCCTGCGCACCAACCCGCGCTACGAGCAGGTGCTCGACCTGGTCAAGCGCCGGCTCAACGGCGTCCGCGGCGTCGGGCCGGCCGTCTACGACACGCTGCACGCGGTCAAGAAGGGCATGAAGGACGCCCTGGCCCCCCAGGGCCTGTTCGAGGACCTCGGCCTGAAGTACGTCGGGCCGGTCGACGGCCACGACCGGGGCGCCGTCGAGCACGCGCTCGCGCAGGCCAAGCGGTTCGGCGGCCCGGTGATCGTGCACGTGATGACGCACAAGGGCTTCGGCTACGACGCGGCCGAGCGGCACGAGGCGGACCAGTTCCACTCGCCGGGCCCGTTCAACGTGGAGACCGGCGAGGAGAACCCCAAGGGGCGGACCTGGACCGACGTCTTCGCCGAGGAGATGGTGACGCTCGGGGAGGAGCGCCAGGACCTGGTCGCGATCACCGCGGCGATGCTGCACCCGGTGGGGCTGCACCTGTTCGCCGCGAAGCACCCCGAGCGGACCTTCGACGTCGGGATCGCCGAGCAGCATGCCGCGACCTCGGCCGCCGGCCTCGCGATGGGCGGCCTGCACCCGGTGGTCGCGGTCTACGCGACCTTCCTCAACCGCGCCTTCGACCAGGTGCTGATGGACGTCGCGCTGCACCGGTGCGGGGTCACCTTCGTCCTCGACCGGGCCGGCGTGACCGGTGACGACGGCGCCAGCCACAACGGCATGTGGGACATGTCGGTGCTCCAGGTGGTGCCCGGTCTGCGGCTGGCGGCCCCGCGCGACGGGGCCCGGCTGCGGGAGCTGCTGCGCGAGGCCGTCCAGGTCTCTGACGCCCCGACCGTGGTCCGGTTCCCCAAGGGCCCCCCGATCGCCGACCTCGAGGCGGTGGACCGGGCCGGCGGCTGCGACGTGCTGGTCCGCGCCGGCGCCAAGGACGTCCTGCTGGTCGGGATCGGCTCGATGGCCTCGGTCTGCGTCGAGGTCGCCGAGCGGCTGGGCGCCCAGGGCATCGGCGTGACGGTGGTCGACCCGCGCTGGGTCAAACCGGTCGACCCGGCCCTCGTCGGGCTCGCCCGCGACCACCGGCTGGTCGTCAGCGTCGAGGACAACGGGATCGTCGGCGGCTGCGGCTCGGTGCTGCTGCAGACGCTCAACGAGGCCCGGGTGGAGACGCCGGTGAGGCTGCGGGGGGTGCCGCAGGAGTTCCTGCGTCACGCGAAGCGGGCCCGGATCCTCGAGGAGATCGGGCTGACCGCCCAGGCGCTGGCCCGCAGCATCGTCGAGGACGTCACCGCGCTGGACCGGGGAGACGCGTTCGTCGACGTGGAGTGA